The following proteins are co-located in the Leptolyngbya sp. SIO1E4 genome:
- a CDS encoding VWA domain-containing protein, translating into MMMHPIMRKFLPNRTSRQLLGFSVGLLASLGLALLSGCLGGATVDSVESAQSVLNNRILPQIEIGTETVPDAVAARYAVDQIQEPLPDIETFPLYGATPQPGSNEVYIELYSSSEKANIDRENERWLVEVATAFNQRQETLNSGKVIQVGVRKIASGTAARLLGAGAAQPAGYSPSNDLWISMIKSQGVDVRSVAPQLVPNTAGWVVPAEVYQQLQSDGPVTFDVLLNAIALDQVTVAYPNPYKSSTALNLLYTLYWRAAGHHQDGGALTKAELQTPQVKSVFDQFQSQVLITTPTTLELQELFLRDQSKLQAFPLEYQNYLALKQVSGFEETEFIPFGIPHNNPLVGFGWNSPETAAALDRFATFARSPEMIQLARNQGFIETDYFQSAHPPIPDGSTLLAAQSSWKLNKDSGQTVYLEMVIDTSGSMQGEPLAAVQAGLRIASQQINRSNQLGLVTFADRPIRQLPLASFDERHHKKLLAAIDQLQADGKTAMYDGIMVGLADLLEKRASDPNGRFYLMLLTDGEVNWGHRFADIQDIMTYSQVRFYPIAYGNVNESELQAIANLRESTVKQGNPENVKTLFKDLFQVNL; encoded by the coding sequence ATGATGATGCACCCTATCATGCGTAAATTTTTACCGAACCGAACCTCTCGTCAATTGCTCGGGTTTAGCGTGGGTCTGTTGGCCAGCCTGGGACTCGCGTTACTCAGTGGCTGCCTGGGTGGAGCCACTGTCGATTCTGTAGAGAGCGCCCAATCTGTCCTCAACAACCGAATATTGCCTCAAATTGAGATCGGCACTGAAACAGTACCCGATGCCGTGGCGGCCCGCTACGCCGTTGATCAAATCCAAGAACCCCTGCCTGATATTGAAACCTTTCCACTTTATGGAGCCACCCCTCAACCCGGTAGCAATGAGGTGTATATCGAACTCTATAGCTCCTCTGAAAAAGCCAATATTGATCGAGAAAACGAACGGTGGTTGGTGGAAGTCGCCACCGCCTTTAACCAACGGCAGGAAACCCTCAACTCTGGAAAAGTCATTCAGGTTGGGGTGCGAAAAATTGCCTCAGGGACAGCGGCTCGATTGTTGGGGGCAGGGGCGGCCCAACCCGCAGGCTATAGCCCTTCTAATGACCTCTGGATTTCAATGATTAAAAGCCAGGGCGTGGATGTAAGGTCGGTGGCGCCTCAGCTCGTGCCCAACACGGCTGGCTGGGTCGTCCCCGCTGAGGTTTATCAGCAGCTACAGTCTGATGGCCCAGTCACCTTCGATGTCTTACTCAATGCCATTGCCTTAGATCAAGTAACCGTTGCTTACCCTAACCCCTATAAGAGTTCGACTGCGCTCAATTTGCTCTATACCCTATATTGGCGCGCTGCCGGTCATCATCAGGATGGCGGGGCGCTGACCAAGGCCGAACTCCAGACACCCCAGGTCAAATCGGTATTTGATCAGTTTCAATCCCAGGTGTTGATTACCACCCCCACCACCTTAGAGCTCCAAGAACTTTTCCTGCGTGACCAGAGTAAACTCCAGGCCTTTCCGCTGGAATATCAAAATTATCTGGCGCTAAAACAGGTATCCGGCTTTGAAGAGACCGAGTTTATTCCCTTTGGTATTCCCCATAACAATCCGTTAGTTGGGTTCGGCTGGAATTCTCCCGAAACGGCTGCTGCCCTCGATCGCTTCGCGACCTTTGCCCGTTCCCCTGAAATGATACAGCTGGCCCGCAATCAAGGTTTCATTGAAACCGACTACTTCCAATCTGCTCATCCGCCCATTCCTGATGGCAGCACATTACTGGCCGCCCAATCTAGCTGGAAACTTAATAAAGACAGCGGCCAAACCGTCTATCTCGAGATGGTGATTGACACCAGCGGTTCGATGCAGGGTGAACCCCTGGCGGCTGTACAAGCAGGGTTACGCATTGCCAGTCAGCAGATTAACCGCAGTAATCAGCTGGGGCTTGTGACCTTTGCCGATCGCCCCATTCGCCAGTTACCCCTCGCATCCTTTGATGAACGGCACCATAAAAAACTGCTGGCGGCGATTGACCAACTGCAGGCTGACGGTAAGACGGCAATGTATGACGGCATCATGGTGGGGTTGGCCGATTTGCTCGAAAAACGGGCCAGTGACCCTAACGGGCGGTTTTACCTGATGCTGCTCACGGATGGTGAGGTTAATTGGGGGCATCGGTTTGCCGACATCCAGGACATCATGACCTACAGCCAGGTGCGCTTTTATCCGATCGCCTACGGCAATGTAAACGAGTCAGAACTTCAGGCGATCGCAAACCTGCGAGAATCGACGGTCAAGCAAGGCAATCCCGAGAACGTGAAAACCCTGTTCAAGGATTTGTTCCAGGTGAATTTATGA
- a CDS encoding class I SAM-dependent methyltransferase, whose product MILEQNLDKIETLYNTIAKAYAETFSGEHEKKPKDQEILHKFSLKIGDRKPVWDFGCGPGQTTQYLKNLGIEISGLDLAEKALEQTRTLHPEISFRKGNMLDLDFENNSIAGVVAFYAIVHFTEAQVERAFREIFRVLKPDGIFLFTYHIGAETIHVEESFGKKVDIDFIFHTTDFITSCLNKSGFTSLEIIERDPYPGVEYESRRAYVFATKSTEVGEGNRSSNL is encoded by the coding sequence ATGATTCTGGAACAGAATTTAGACAAAATTGAAACCCTGTACAACACGATAGCCAAAGCGTATGCAGAGACTTTTTCAGGTGAACATGAAAAGAAACCTAAAGATCAAGAAATCCTCCATAAATTCTCTCTAAAGATTGGGGATAGAAAACCGGTTTGGGATTTTGGCTGTGGCCCTGGTCAGACTACGCAATATCTAAAGAATCTGGGTATCGAAATCTCAGGACTCGATCTGGCGGAAAAGGCGCTAGAACAGACCAGAACCCTTCATCCGGAGATCTCTTTTCGAAAGGGAAATATGCTCGACCTCGACTTTGAAAATAATTCAATTGCGGGTGTAGTTGCTTTCTACGCCATTGTTCACTTTACTGAAGCGCAGGTGGAGAGAGCTTTCCGCGAGATATTTCGTGTATTAAAGCCGGATGGCATCTTCCTTTTTACATATCATATTGGTGCAGAGACAATCCACGTAGAAGAGTCTTTCGGTAAGAAAGTCGATATCGATTTCATATTCCACACGACAGATTTCATTACGAGCTGTCTCAATAAGAGCGGATTTACAAGCCTCGAAATAATCGAAAGAGATCCATATCCTGGTGTGGAATATGAAAGTCGACGGGCTTATGTGTTTGCGACAAAATCAACCGAGGTGGGTGAGGGCAATCGTTCTTCTAACCTTTAG
- a CDS encoding DUF1835 domain-containing protein → MSNRLFNSSHLTGPLNLAQQRKRAKDLLKSYQAAAPAALQRFKAHHPDAKLLRDFDTSVFRPTLSDAQWVIAREQGLSSWPQLKAHIERMTVAAQAIASGHPIALDGDKPTLHLRCGSDIQQGLAIAGFAGDFLEFADPYCQGPVPPDGDLSGFLAHRSAFIASAYGISPQDAQQRLARAYDRLHQSPTYPRVVLWFEHDAYDQLILAYVLHHYGQRQAPEQLALICVNRFPGIERFIGLGQLSPEGLRLLWETQRPVTPEQFALGEAVWQGLTAPTPTALVALMQTGTPAIATMAPALRRHLQELPWLEDGLSLTERLTLQILVDSESLTAGRTFGLLTQQREPLPYLGDSMYWHVLRTLSQSPQPLITVRSNSAAEPWHQRQLRLTDWGQAILNGEAHRLQAGGIDRWVGGVQLLSGQPLWCWDQARDRAVLQNEP, encoded by the coding sequence ATGTCTAATCGTTTGTTCAACAGTTCCCATCTGACTGGGCCGCTCAATCTAGCGCAGCAGCGAAAACGCGCGAAGGATTTGCTGAAAAGCTACCAGGCAGCCGCTCCAGCCGCATTACAGCGGTTTAAAGCCCACCATCCTGACGCAAAATTGCTGCGGGACTTTGACACCTCAGTCTTTCGCCCAACCCTCAGCGATGCCCAATGGGTGATTGCCCGTGAACAGGGGCTCTCTAGCTGGCCGCAGCTAAAGGCTCACATTGAGCGCATGACAGTAGCGGCGCAGGCGATCGCCTCTGGCCACCCTATCGCCCTAGATGGTGATAAACCGACGCTGCATCTGCGCTGCGGCTCAGATATTCAACAAGGGCTGGCGATTGCTGGGTTTGCAGGAGATTTTCTGGAGTTTGCGGATCCATACTGTCAGGGCCCCGTCCCCCCTGATGGTGATCTGTCAGGATTTCTAGCGCACCGGAGCGCGTTTATCGCCAGCGCCTATGGCATTTCCCCCCAAGATGCCCAACAGCGATTGGCCCGTGCGTACGATCGCCTGCACCAAAGCCCTACCTATCCCCGCGTCGTTCTCTGGTTTGAGCACGATGCTTATGATCAGCTGATATTGGCCTATGTGCTCCACCACTACGGCCAAAGGCAAGCACCCGAGCAGCTAGCACTGATTTGCGTCAATCGGTTTCCGGGCATTGAGCGGTTTATCGGGCTAGGGCAACTGTCACCGGAAGGCTTGCGCCTTTTATGGGAAACCCAGCGCCCGGTTACACCCGAGCAGTTCGCACTGGGGGAAGCCGTCTGGCAAGGATTGACAGCCCCTACGCCCACAGCACTGGTTGCCCTCATGCAAACAGGCACACCAGCCATAGCGACGATGGCCCCGGCCTTACGTCGCCACCTACAAGAGCTGCCGTGGCTTGAAGATGGCTTAAGCCTGACAGAGCGCCTGACGCTCCAGATTCTGGTAGACTCAGAATCGCTGACAGCGGGGCGCACCTTTGGTCTGTTGACCCAGCAGCGAGAACCGCTACCGTACTTAGGCGACAGCATGTATTGGCATGTGTTACGTACTCTGAGTCAATCACCCCAGCCTCTGATCACGGTGCGATCGAACTCTGCAGCCGAACCTTGGCATCAGCGGCAGTTGAGGCTGACTGATTGGGGGCAGGCAATTCTCAACGGTGAGGCCCATAGGCTACAGGCTGGAGGGATCGATCGCTGGGTCGGTGGCGTACAGCTGTTGAGCGGTCAACCGCTCTGGTGCTGGGATCAGGCCCGCGATCGTGCGGTGCTTCAGAACGAGCCCTGA
- a CDS encoding DJ-1/PfpI family protein, protein MTPQKRNVGILIFPEVEVLDFAGPFEVFSRVRLVPGVDSRRSDDSAPFQVFTIAKTTDTIPAVGGLRVLPDYDFASAPNIDLLVVPGGFGTRPLLQDPDTLNWIHTVSQHAEQVTSVCTGALLLAKLGLLAEKQATTHWGALDFLASLDPSITVKRDQRVVADGIFTSAGVAAGIDMSLAVVESLFGKPVADETAHYIEFPRDRA, encoded by the coding sequence ATGACCCCTCAGAAACGTAACGTCGGAATTCTGATTTTTCCAGAGGTCGAGGTTCTCGATTTTGCTGGGCCGTTTGAAGTCTTTTCTCGGGTTCGCTTGGTTCCGGGGGTTGACTCTCGCCGCTCTGATGACAGTGCCCCTTTTCAGGTGTTCACGATCGCCAAAACCACTGACACCATTCCAGCCGTTGGGGGACTGCGGGTGCTGCCCGATTATGACTTTGCCTCAGCCCCGAATATTGATCTGTTAGTGGTGCCTGGGGGGTTTGGTACGCGCCCTCTGCTGCAAGACCCAGATACCCTCAACTGGATCCATACCGTTAGCCAACACGCCGAGCAGGTGACGTCCGTTTGCACCGGTGCGCTACTGCTGGCAAAGTTGGGTTTATTGGCGGAGAAACAAGCCACTACCCACTGGGGTGCCCTTGATTTTCTGGCTAGCCTCGATCCGTCGATTACCGTCAAGCGTGATCAGCGGGTGGTGGCAGACGGCATTTTTACCTCGGCGGGGGTGGCTGCTGGCATTGATATGTCTCTGGCGGTTGTCGAGTCTCTTTTTGGCAAACCCGTGGCAGATGAGACCGCCCACTACATTGAGTTTCCCCGCGATCGCGCCTAG
- a CDS encoding SWIM zinc finger family protein yields the protein MAQKFSRSWWGQKFIDAIERLTDAGRLSRGRSYARGNKVKRFDIDGGLVSAQVRGSVNPYFGVYEEPLYNTVIDFEPISKAKWAAVIALIASKASLISRLLLNEIPDNIEDSFKTLGLNLLPASKKDFQTRCSCPDYSNPCKHIAGVYYLIAAELDRDPFLLFELRGLPREALKAELEKSPLGQALSAELSAQQRPPTLVDHYYTQPQTTPVPDLTLKDFWHGEKRLPQTIEEASPSAVPAILVKKQGDFPAFWHRDNSFIEAMEKLYESVKLKNKNKL from the coding sequence ATGGCTCAGAAATTTAGTCGCAGTTGGTGGGGGCAAAAGTTCATTGACGCCATTGAACGGTTGACTGATGCAGGCCGTTTAAGTCGGGGGCGATCCTATGCTCGAGGCAACAAAGTTAAACGCTTTGACATTGACGGAGGGCTGGTCTCGGCCCAGGTTAGGGGCTCGGTCAACCCTTACTTTGGCGTCTATGAAGAGCCGCTTTATAACACCGTGATCGATTTTGAGCCCATCAGCAAAGCAAAATGGGCAGCGGTCATTGCCCTCATTGCGTCCAAGGCCAGTCTGATCTCCCGACTCCTGCTCAATGAAATTCCTGACAACATTGAAGACAGCTTCAAAACCTTAGGGCTAAACTTGCTACCCGCAAGCAAAAAGGATTTTCAGACTCGGTGTTCGTGCCCAGACTACAGCAACCCTTGCAAGCATATTGCTGGGGTGTATTATCTCATCGCTGCTGAACTCGATCGCGATCCGTTTTTACTGTTCGAACTCCGTGGCCTACCCCGGGAAGCGCTCAAGGCAGAATTAGAGAAGAGCCCCCTGGGGCAAGCCCTTTCTGCAGAACTCTCAGCTCAGCAACGCCCCCCAACTCTCGTCGATCACTACTACACCCAACCGCAAACGACCCCCGTTCCGGATCTGACCCTGAAGGATTTTTGGCACGGCGAGAAGCGGTTGCCTCAAACAATAGAGGAGGCTTCTCCCTCGGCTGTACCCGCGATTCTGGTGAAGAAGCAAGGAGACTTCCCAGCCTTTTGGCACCGAGACAACTCTTTTATTGAGGCGATGGAAAAACTGTATGAGTCCGTCAAGCTCAAGAACAAGAATAAGCTTTGA